A stretch of Paenibacillus mucilaginosus 3016 DNA encodes these proteins:
- a CDS encoding DMT family transporter, with the protein MRSLWVVTAAVLVTVLWSTSYIINKFAFMDGIGPFMLSGLRYLTAVLTLWILQALNYKWGKDREVHAPKIPFLSCLVLGILGFLVAQGLQYGGQSLLTPTQSSLLLSIGNTFFVVLMDLLWLREIRSLTILAGIAAAMAGTLLYYYPWDFEESSVYGIGLMMISSIGYAAHLTMTRYLLHTKKVRSADLVTIPMFIGALGMILIGLITEGVPVITGKLILILLWLGSVNGALAFSLWAWTQKHLSAYKSNLINNLMLLEVVLLDIVFFSRSLTPLQIIGLTVTGAAILAVQLTRQRQT; encoded by the coding sequence ATGCGGAGTTTATGGGTCGTCACGGCTGCTGTTTTGGTTACGGTTCTTTGGTCTACCTCTTATATTATTAACAAATTCGCTTTCATGGACGGGATCGGACCTTTTATGCTGTCCGGCTTACGGTACCTGACGGCAGTGCTGACGCTGTGGATACTGCAAGCCTTGAATTACAAATGGGGCAAAGACCGAGAAGTTCATGCCCCTAAGATTCCTTTCCTCAGCTGCTTGGTGCTGGGTATCCTTGGATTTTTAGTTGCCCAAGGGCTGCAATATGGGGGCCAGTCGCTTTTGACGCCCACACAATCCAGTTTGCTGCTCAGCATCGGCAATACCTTCTTTGTCGTTCTGATGGATCTACTATGGCTGCGGGAAATTCGAAGCTTGACCATTCTCGCCGGCATTGCCGCAGCGATGGCAGGGACTTTGCTGTATTATTATCCCTGGGATTTCGAAGAGAGCAGTGTGTACGGTATCGGATTGATGATGATCTCTTCGATCGGGTATGCCGCCCATCTAACGATGACAAGATATTTGCTGCATACAAAAAAGGTCCGGTCGGCGGACCTAGTTACGATCCCCATGTTCATCGGTGCGTTAGGCATGATACTCATCGGTCTCATCACCGAAGGGGTTCCCGTCATCACGGGGAAACTGATTCTTATTTTACTCTGGCTTGGATCCGTGAATGGGGCTCTTGCTTTTTCCTTGTGGGCTTGGACACAAAAGCATTTGAGTGCTTATAAGAGCAATTTAATCAACAACCTTATGTTATTGGAAGTCGTCTTATTAGATATTGTTTTTTTCAGCAGGAGCCTGACGCCATTGCAAATCATTGGCTTAACGGTTACCGGCGCGGCCATCTTGGCCGTTCAACTGACACGGCAGAGGCAAACGTAA
- a CDS encoding S-layer homology domain-containing protein translates to MYRIRFTRRFMNALLAAALVLSPLGGGAPTVLASGNSIGLKVNTYDVLVYKRGDIASISIRGDQLGLPSDADAEELHIQLTYDGDVFDTSNYTVPMLNGGWQYTDPSYYSVGPNLSGNATLDAPIVVDNGDGTYTMDLNIKADDPDHPIQAGSDEVVLDLIMDVKSDAPAVSTSIVFTTVTMKSANGSIITTNQDAGVFSLTDANVSVFLPDDEAVAEDTSGLAIGYAVNESAAGVQSNVTLPPTGENGSTILWSSSDPSVISEAGTVQRPAVGQGNASVDLTAAITKGHVTDTKMFTLTVLEQTLSDAQAVAEAREALSVGYLPGDSAGAVTRNVILPVNALHDTAVTWTSTNADRVDASGTVTRGDTTETVQVTATISKGAVTLEKTFDLTVLMSDAAAVAADKAALLVGLQPNDQTDSVTGDVTLSATGLNGTAITWSSDKTSVISNTGTVVRPSYGTGNAAVVLTATVQKGQAQDTKPFTLTVLEAAQSPSEGSNGGSGSNTESGGGSGGSGDSLSDADAVTLAKEALSVGYLPGDSAGSVTQNVILPLNGLHDTAVTWTSTNADRVDASGTVTRGDTTETVQVTATISKGAVTLEKTFDLTVLMSDAAAVAIDKAALLVGLQPNDQTDSVTGNVTLPATGLNGTTITWSSDKTSVISDTGTVVRPSYSSGNAAVVLTATVQKGQAQETKPFTLTVLKAARKASGGGGGISTSTTTPTTTPTTTTTPAPNPSVPDPTPAPSKPGHAGIFNSSVVKSDNNVKENVLAKVEEAKKAAAPAKVSDTKGHWAQKTFDLFVQLNVIQGYEDGTAKPDQTISRAEFVSILSRLFQVSGDKQVALQDIGGHWANENEAIKQFAAAGVIGGYGDGTFQPDRTISREEIVVIMSRLINMNQLNKNEATGTFQDAGESYAKDTIQAAAEAGIIQGKGPGRFEPKSSSTRAEALQIILNTLNLNSEIATLLDSLES, encoded by the coding sequence ATGTATCGTATTCGCTTCACCCGACGCTTCATGAACGCCCTGCTTGCGGCAGCCTTGGTGCTGTCCCCGCTCGGAGGGGGAGCGCCCACTGTACTGGCCTCCGGGAACTCCATCGGATTGAAGGTCAATACTTATGATGTGCTGGTGTATAAACGGGGGGATATCGCATCCATCAGCATCCGGGGAGACCAGCTCGGACTCCCATCCGATGCCGATGCGGAAGAGCTGCACATCCAATTAACGTATGACGGCGATGTGTTCGACACATCTAATTATACGGTACCCATGCTGAACGGGGGGTGGCAGTATACAGATCCCAGCTATTATTCCGTTGGTCCTAATCTATCGGGCAATGCCACCCTGGATGCCCCTATCGTAGTTGACAATGGGGACGGCACGTATACCATGGATTTGAATATCAAGGCGGACGACCCGGACCATCCAATACAAGCCGGCTCGGATGAGGTCGTGTTGGACTTGATTATGGATGTAAAAAGTGATGCCCCTGCAGTCAGTACCTCCATTGTGTTTACAACGGTGACGATGAAATCCGCTAACGGAAGCATCATCACCACAAATCAAGACGCGGGTGTCTTCTCGCTGACGGATGCCAATGTCTCCGTATTCCTCCCAGATGATGAAGCGGTAGCAGAAGACACAAGTGGACTCGCCATCGGTTACGCGGTGAACGAGTCGGCTGCCGGCGTACAAAGCAATGTCACTCTGCCTCCAACGGGAGAGAATGGGTCGACGATATTGTGGAGCTCCAGCGATCCTTCGGTGATCTCTGAGGCAGGAACCGTGCAGCGTCCTGCTGTCGGACAAGGAAATGCCTCCGTAGACCTAACTGCTGCGATTACTAAAGGACATGTTACGGACACTAAAATGTTCACGTTGACCGTCCTTGAACAGACGCTGAGTGACGCCCAGGCGGTAGCGGAGGCAAGAGAAGCGTTGTCGGTCGGTTATCTTCCTGGTGATTCGGCCGGCGCCGTAACCCGGAATGTGATTTTGCCAGTGAACGCACTTCATGACACGGCTGTTACCTGGACCAGCACGAACGCGGACCGGGTAGACGCAAGTGGTACAGTGACCCGCGGTGATACGACGGAGACGGTCCAAGTGACAGCAACCATCTCCAAGGGTGCAGTGACACTGGAGAAGACCTTCGACCTCACCGTACTGATGTCCGATGCTGCGGCAGTGGCCGCAGACAAAGCGGCATTGCTTGTAGGCTTGCAGCCCAACGACCAGACGGATTCCGTGACGGGTGACGTTACGCTGTCCGCCACAGGCCTGAACGGCACTGCGATCACTTGGTCCTCGGATAAGACGAGCGTGATCTCGAATACGGGCACCGTGGTACGCCCGAGTTACGGTACGGGCAATGCGGCAGTGGTCTTGACCGCAACGGTACAGAAAGGCCAAGCTCAGGACACGAAGCCGTTCACGCTGACTGTTCTGGAGGCTGCTCAGTCCCCTTCGGAAGGCTCCAACGGAGGATCTGGCAGCAACACCGAATCCGGCGGGGGATCGGGCGGCAGCGGTGATTCACTTTCCGATGCCGATGCGGTAACCTTGGCCAAAGAAGCGTTGTCGGTCGGTTATCTTCCTGGTGATTCAGCCGGCTCCGTAACGCAGAATGTGATTTTGCCTCTGAACGGACTTCATGACACGGCTGTTACCTGGACCAGCACGAACGCGGACCGGGTAGACGCAAGTGGTACAGTGACCCGTGGCGATACGACGGAGACGGTCCAAGTGACAGCAACCATCTCCAAGGGTGCAGTGACACTGGAGAAGACCTTCGACCTCACCGTACTAATGTCCGATGCAGCCGCAGTGGCCATTGACAAAGCGGCATTGCTAGTAGGCTTGCAGCCCAACGACCAGACGGATTCCGTGACGGGTAACGTTACGCTGCCCGCCACAGGCCTGAACGGCACTACGATCACTTGGTCCTCTGATAAGACGAGCGTGATCTCGGATACAGGCACCGTGGTACGCCCGAGTTACAGTTCGGGCAATGCGGCAGTGGTCTTGACCGCAACGGTACAGAAAGGCCAAGCTCAGGAGACGAAGCCGTTCACGCTGACAGTCCTCAAGGCCGCACGGAAAGCTTCCGGCGGAGGTGGAGGCATATCTACATCTACAACTACACCTACAACTACACCTACAACTACAACTACACCTGCACCAAACCCATCTGTGCCGGATCCCACACCTGCACCATCTAAGCCCGGACACGCCGGGATCTTCAATAGCAGCGTAGTGAAATCCGACAACAACGTGAAAGAGAACGTATTGGCGAAGGTGGAGGAAGCCAAGAAAGCCGCGGCTCCTGCAAAAGTATCGGATACAAAGGGACACTGGGCACAAAAGACCTTCGATCTCTTCGTCCAGCTTAACGTGATCCAAGGATATGAGGATGGAACGGCGAAGCCGGATCAAACCATCTCCCGTGCGGAATTCGTCTCCATCCTCTCACGCCTCTTTCAAGTCAGCGGCGACAAGCAAGTGGCTCTTCAGGATATCGGCGGCCATTGGGCCAATGAAAATGAAGCGATTAAGCAGTTTGCGGCAGCCGGTGTGATCGGAGGCTATGGGGATGGGACGTTCCAGCCGGACCGGACTATCTCCCGTGAAGAGATTGTGGTGATTATGTCCAGACTTATCAATATGAATCAGCTAAACAAGAACGAGGCAACAGGAACGTTCCAAGACGCAGGGGAATCCTATGCCAAGGATACCATCCAGGCTGCTGCCGAAGCAGGCATCATTCAAGGAAAAGGACCCGGCAGATTTGAGCCGAAGAGCAGCTCTACCCGGGCTGAGGCTCTCCAAATCATTCTTAATACGCTGAACCTGAATTCCGAGATTGCGACGCTGCTGGATTCTCTGGAGTCTTAG
- a CDS encoding Ig-like domain-containing protein: MVAGTVPLQLIGTGVPANQFSIAHLFTDPDNDAMTYTATAADGNLIGASINGSTLTLSPGAGHGRTTVTVTAHDGRGGVTNATIDVLAVRVVDNKQILTKHGVSDVSYDLSALFPTQNSLTLYNQTKGAMTPDIPQVLNGKMFKVVPAGLGTYGYWVIAEDGTGAFIEVVVQEQQGAGVYFAEYTRGPEGRIALEFFNHSESQINYTVVGYRYNLNTQQMEVMMNDDINSTPYVNVQQIYQGRLGIVINYTFYDLMDIAPVQGFHGIFKMTTNGNDGYVICAFELIKDGQVVDVIGDKNWRPSSNNTQPLPTIGTMIRKHGVRTGSTVFQLNGEWDLHPLTYIYLSSHTP; encoded by the coding sequence GTGGTTGCAGGGACTGTCCCGCTGCAGCTGATCGGCACCGGAGTGCCGGCCAATCAGTTCTCCATTGCTCATTTGTTCACCGATCCGGATAACGATGCGATGACCTATACCGCCACCGCGGCAGATGGAAATCTGATTGGAGCCTCGATCAATGGCAGCACGCTGACTCTCTCTCCGGGAGCCGGACATGGCAGAACTACGGTAACAGTGACGGCCCATGATGGGCGCGGCGGAGTCACGAATGCGACGATCGACGTTTTGGCCGTCCGGGTTGTGGATAACAAACAGATACTGACCAAGCACGGGGTCTCGGATGTTTCGTATGACCTGTCAGCTCTCTTCCCGACGCAAAACAGCCTTACCCTGTACAACCAGACGAAAGGTGCCATGACCCCGGACATACCGCAAGTGCTGAATGGAAAGATGTTTAAAGTGGTTCCGGCAGGACTCGGAACTTATGGGTACTGGGTGATTGCCGAAGACGGGACAGGCGCGTTCATCGAGGTTGTGGTACAGGAGCAGCAGGGGGCGGGTGTTTACTTTGCGGAGTATACCCGTGGACCTGAGGGAAGGATTGCACTGGAGTTCTTCAACCATTCGGAGAGCCAAATCAATTACACGGTAGTAGGGTACCGGTACAATCTGAATACGCAGCAGATGGAAGTCATGATGAACGACGATATCAATTCGACTCCTTATGTCAACGTACAGCAAATTTATCAAGGAAGACTTGGGATCGTAATCAATTATACCTTCTATGATCTGATGGATATCGCGCCGGTTCAAGGGTTCCATGGCATTTTCAAAATGACTACAAACGGGAACGACGGATATGTCATTTGTGCCTTCGAGCTCATTAAGGATGGCCAGGTTGTCGACGTGATCGGCGACAAGAATTGGAGGCCTTCCTCCAATAACACACAACCGCTTCCGACCATTGGAACCATGATTCGTAAACACGGGGTCAGGACCGGCTCTACCGTGTTTCAGCTGAACGGGGAGTGGGACCTTCACCCGCTAACGTATATCTACTTATCTTCTCATACGCCTTAA
- a CDS encoding Ig-like domain-containing protein gives MYRHQAIKVLTTAALLSTLVSPVQASPLQGAFTDIEHSYAKGTIEQLVEAGIVEGVGEGRFIPAGRMTRQDFIIVLARALGLDISNPPSAPTFTDIPVEHYAYPYIEAAVKAGLVSGIREGRFGGAQPLTRQDMAVIFEASIGEATPAGAAASVTFKDAEAIAEYAKKAVAKAADLGLIEGGDDGRFRPLDEADRQAVAMVAGRFLQMAPHTVQRISSDAVYIGGRKYTASEQVQSILHPRNSLVLKGAKIRFEEADGQISRITYLELRSSGKAALPGGEEFSGNLLLHGQQGVIDGALKVAADYISLKDLTITGDLEISRELQQDFYSESIDVKGKTLVNGGDTNTVVFKDSALTTVDVNKEEVRVEILGQAFVQEVNVTSNAALVGSAEANIDQVTLKDGAQNVELQGKVDALQVNAATTITGSASIGKVTIDTAAPVTLGTMGTVNQLNLAPSASKVTLGSQTQVQSLTLPAGVTPGSVVTNYSQVQSQIGAVSGVQSTSAPTSSTSSSGGGSSTGSSPKVANPISDLTITMGSTKDIDLSQVFTDADNNITSYKAQLVKTASAPEIVTATVTGNILTVEPRLKGKITVRVQAFDKYNNKAADDFIVTVNQHPVAADVPEQYVTLNAGNTLVNLSTYFNDPDLDALTYEVTASDHPEVATAAVSGSELILTPAGPGSASITVTVQDGKGGSVSKVITVRTNRAPDADAAIAEQVVTMGTVGKLELSNAFGDLDGDTLTFEASSQDQQVAVVTVSGSELQITSLTDGQTPVTVTAKDGKGGQAYQTFTVRTNRAPQLANPAADQDVMIGAGPVTVDLTSVFSDSNGDSLTLQAVAADPGIAAVSLTGKQVQITPLAGGSTTVTITAEDGFGGSITDAFLIRVNEAPALGQPIADLMLQENGTAEIIDLSGSFTDANGDALILTAASVDTGIATVSVSGTQLTAVPVSSGSTSVTVTADDGRGGTVSGSFTVKVNRKPEAAGSLTGQTITLGEGSQTVDFSGLFTDPDGDSWTMEAVSADPGLASVSVTDKKVHLTPVAAGSTSVTVTAKDGRGGSLSRTFAVDINRAPQVLNALEDKVMTWGDSDLQLDVSTLFGDQDQDALTLTVESLSPNVATAALSQGQLTIHPVAGGTAEIRVIAKDGRGGQQSDTFTIRINRAPQAAPIQDQTITLFSGDAAVDLTGVFTDPDGDPLTITAVSSNASAAAVSMNGSRLTLSPVAVGTASVTVTAVDGHGGSVTRSFDVTVRPNQAPTVAAPVSSQSLKPTRDVTLNLLPVFSDGDWGYAHLRSCHLRCSHRFRLC, from the coding sequence ATGTATAGACATCAGGCAATCAAGGTGCTGACCACTGCAGCACTTCTCAGCACTCTCGTTTCTCCAGTTCAGGCAAGCCCCTTGCAGGGGGCCTTTACAGATATTGAACATTCTTATGCAAAAGGCACGATTGAGCAGCTCGTAGAAGCGGGCATCGTTGAGGGCGTTGGAGAAGGCCGGTTCATCCCCGCGGGCCGAATGACACGGCAGGATTTCATCATCGTCCTGGCCCGCGCGCTTGGATTGGATATCTCCAATCCGCCTTCGGCTCCAACCTTCACGGATATTCCGGTAGAGCATTACGCTTATCCCTATATTGAGGCTGCCGTGAAAGCCGGGCTGGTCAGCGGGATCCGCGAAGGCCGTTTCGGCGGTGCTCAGCCTCTGACCCGCCAGGACATGGCGGTTATTTTTGAAGCTTCAATTGGGGAAGCCACACCTGCGGGAGCCGCGGCTTCTGTTACATTCAAGGACGCCGAAGCCATTGCAGAGTATGCCAAGAAGGCCGTAGCCAAGGCTGCGGATCTTGGACTGATTGAAGGCGGGGATGACGGCCGCTTCCGTCCGCTGGATGAAGCGGACCGCCAAGCCGTTGCTATGGTGGCCGGGCGCTTCCTTCAGATGGCTCCCCATACAGTCCAGCGCATCTCCAGTGACGCGGTGTATATCGGCGGGCGGAAGTACACGGCGTCCGAACAGGTGCAGAGCATTCTGCACCCCCGGAACAGCCTGGTCCTGAAAGGGGCCAAGATTCGCTTCGAGGAGGCGGACGGCCAGATCAGCAGGATTACTTACCTCGAGCTGCGCAGCAGCGGTAAAGCCGCGCTCCCCGGCGGAGAAGAGTTCAGCGGCAATCTGCTGCTGCATGGTCAGCAGGGCGTGATTGATGGGGCGCTTAAGGTGGCCGCAGACTATATCTCACTGAAGGATCTGACCATTACAGGCGATTTGGAGATCAGCCGTGAGCTGCAGCAGGACTTTTACAGCGAAAGCATCGATGTAAAAGGGAAGACGCTGGTCAACGGCGGCGATACGAATACCGTTGTCTTTAAGGATTCCGCGTTAACCACCGTGGATGTGAATAAAGAAGAGGTACGGGTCGAGATCCTCGGCCAGGCTTTCGTCCAAGAGGTGAATGTTACTTCGAACGCCGCGCTTGTGGGAAGCGCGGAAGCGAATATCGATCAGGTCACGCTGAAGGATGGCGCGCAGAACGTGGAGCTGCAGGGCAAAGTTGACGCTCTGCAGGTGAATGCAGCTACTACCATTACGGGGAGTGCCAGCATCGGCAAAGTGACCATTGATACGGCCGCTCCGGTAACATTGGGAACCATGGGGACGGTCAACCAGCTTAACCTGGCTCCGTCCGCATCCAAGGTTACACTGGGTTCTCAAACGCAAGTGCAGAGCTTGACGCTTCCGGCGGGGGTGACACCGGGCAGTGTCGTTACGAACTATTCCCAGGTCCAATCCCAGATTGGGGCGGTGAGCGGAGTACAGAGCACTTCAGCTCCAACGTCTTCCACCAGCTCCTCCGGCGGAGGCTCCTCTACGGGAAGCTCGCCGAAGGTCGCAAACCCGATCAGCGATTTGACGATTACCATGGGCTCGACCAAAGATATCGATCTTTCCCAGGTATTCACCGATGCTGACAACAACATAACTTCCTACAAAGCGCAGCTCGTTAAGACCGCTTCTGCACCGGAAATCGTCACGGCAACGGTCACCGGGAACATACTCACGGTGGAACCGCGGTTGAAAGGGAAAATAACGGTCAGAGTTCAGGCATTCGACAAGTATAACAACAAGGCTGCCGATGATTTCATCGTTACGGTCAATCAGCATCCTGTGGCCGCCGATGTTCCAGAGCAGTACGTCACCCTGAATGCGGGGAATACGCTGGTGAACCTGAGCACGTACTTCAACGACCCGGACCTCGATGCGCTTACATATGAGGTTACAGCTTCGGATCATCCGGAGGTGGCCACGGCGGCCGTATCCGGCAGTGAACTCATCTTGACGCCGGCGGGGCCTGGCTCCGCTTCCATTACGGTTACAGTGCAGGACGGTAAGGGCGGGTCCGTGAGCAAAGTCATCACGGTCAGAACCAACCGGGCGCCAGACGCTGACGCAGCCATTGCAGAACAAGTGGTGACGATGGGAACCGTCGGCAAACTGGAGCTTTCAAATGCCTTTGGCGATTTGGACGGAGATACGCTGACATTCGAGGCCTCCTCCCAGGATCAGCAGGTCGCTGTGGTTACGGTCAGCGGTTCTGAGCTGCAGATCACGTCGTTAACGGACGGACAAACCCCTGTCACGGTAACGGCAAAGGACGGCAAAGGCGGACAAGCCTACCAAACCTTCACGGTGCGTACGAACCGGGCTCCGCAGTTGGCAAACCCTGCTGCGGATCAGGACGTCATGATCGGTGCCGGTCCTGTAACGGTGGACCTTACTTCCGTGTTCAGCGATAGCAATGGCGATTCTCTGACCCTGCAGGCTGTAGCTGCAGATCCGGGCATTGCCGCCGTGAGCCTCACCGGCAAGCAGGTGCAGATTACACCGCTCGCCGGCGGGTCGACGACCGTCACCATTACAGCAGAGGACGGCTTTGGCGGATCGATCACCGACGCCTTCCTCATTCGGGTGAATGAGGCGCCGGCACTCGGGCAGCCGATCGCCGATCTTATGCTTCAAGAGAATGGGACTGCGGAGATCATAGACTTGTCGGGGAGCTTTACGGATGCCAACGGGGATGCCCTGATCTTGACTGCAGCTTCCGTCGACACCGGCATTGCCACGGTATCGGTGTCCGGTACGCAGCTGACGGCCGTACCGGTATCCTCCGGAAGCACAAGCGTAACGGTGACGGCAGACGACGGCCGGGGGGGCACGGTCAGCGGCAGCTTTACGGTGAAGGTAAACCGCAAGCCGGAAGCGGCAGGCTCGCTGACGGGCCAAACGATCACGCTAGGGGAGGGGAGCCAAACGGTAGACTTCAGCGGCCTGTTCACGGACCCGGACGGGGACTCCTGGACGATGGAAGCGGTATCGGCCGATCCGGGTCTGGCCAGCGTATCGGTTACGGATAAGAAGGTTCACCTTACGCCGGTGGCCGCGGGCTCGACCTCGGTGACGGTCACGGCAAAGGACGGCCGGGGAGGAAGCTTGAGCCGGACCTTTGCCGTCGATATCAACCGGGCTCCGCAGGTGCTGAACGCCCTGGAAGACAAGGTTATGACGTGGGGAGACAGTGACCTGCAGCTGGATGTGAGCACGCTGTTTGGCGACCAAGACCAAGACGCCCTTACGCTGACCGTAGAGTCGCTGTCGCCGAATGTGGCGACGGCTGCACTGAGTCAGGGGCAGCTCACGATTCACCCTGTGGCCGGCGGGACAGCCGAGATTCGGGTCATCGCCAAGGACGGCCGTGGCGGACAGCAAAGCGACACGTTCACCATCCGGATCAACCGGGCTCCGCAGGCCGCGCCGATTCAGGACCAGACGATCACGCTATTCAGCGGGGATGCAGCGGTCGATTTGACCGGCGTCTTCACCGATCCGGATGGGGATCCGCTGACGATCACAGCCGTTTCGTCCAATGCGTCTGCAGCAGCCGTATCCATGAACGGCAGCCGGCTGACCCTCTCCCCAGTGGCTGTGGGTACGGCCAGCGTGACCGTCACCGCAGTGGATGGGCATGGCGGTTCGGTGACCCGGTCCTTTGATGTCACCGTCCGGCCTAATCAGGCGCCGACGGTAGCGGCGCCTGTCAGCAGCCAGTCATTGAAGCCGACCCGCGATGTAACACTGAATCTGCTGCCCGTGTTCAGCGATGGGGATTGGGGATATGCTCACTTACGAAGCTGTCACCTCCGATGCAGCCATCGCTTCCGTCTCTGTTAA
- a CDS encoding NucA/NucB deoxyribonuclease domain-containing protein translates to MKKVRLIVQMIFFLILAIVVFQVLGEQDTQQPDGVDYTLILPADRYPETLKHIREAIAEGESAVCTIDREGAEENRKESLKGIPTKKGYDRDEWPMAMCAEGGTGADVEYVPFADNRGAGSWIGNQLERFPDGSRILFQLP, encoded by the coding sequence ATGAAGAAGGTGCGCTTGATCGTTCAGATGATATTTTTTCTCATCCTTGCTATTGTTGTATTTCAAGTTCTTGGAGAACAGGATACACAGCAGCCAGACGGCGTAGACTATACGCTGATTCTGCCGGCGGACCGGTATCCCGAGACGCTGAAGCATATCCGGGAGGCTATAGCCGAAGGGGAATCGGCTGTGTGTACGATTGACCGGGAGGGGGCGGAGGAGAACCGCAAAGAATCGCTGAAAGGCATTCCGACGAAAAAGGGCTACGACCGGGATGAGTGGCCTATGGCGATGTGTGCCGAGGGCGGCACCGGTGCGGATGTAGAGTATGTGCCCTTCGCGGATAATAGGGGGGCAGGCTCATGGATCGGCAATCAGCTCGAGCGGTTCCCGGACGGAAGCCGGATTTTATTTCAATTGCCATAA
- a CDS encoding MarR family winged helix-turn-helix transcriptional regulator, with protein MDNQPGTESRERLQLQLGEQLNALISAVHALNVRAAAKFDPAIQPAAFHIVRWLYSYGPTNAAALAESTAMDRSSVSRLVKQLESLGYVNREASPKDGRGVVLSLTEDGQQKVMEALQEKESVYYERLSNWKDEELRDFIQMLRHFNGWNR; from the coding sequence ATGGATAACCAACCGGGAACGGAATCGAGGGAGAGACTCCAGCTTCAATTGGGGGAGCAGCTGAATGCTCTCATCAGTGCTGTCCATGCCTTGAACGTCAGAGCTGCAGCGAAATTCGACCCCGCCATTCAACCTGCGGCCTTCCATATCGTTCGCTGGCTGTATTCCTATGGACCAACGAATGCCGCCGCATTAGCGGAATCCACTGCGATGGATCGCAGTTCGGTAAGCCGACTTGTCAAACAGCTGGAGTCCCTGGGGTATGTGAACAGAGAAGCATCGCCTAAGGATGGAAGGGGAGTGGTGCTGTCACTTACCGAGGATGGTCAACAAAAGGTAATGGAGGCCCTTCAGGAGAAAGAATCCGTTTATTATGAACGACTCTCGAACTGGAAAGATGAAGAGCTTCGTGACTTCATCCAGATGCTCAGGCATTTCAATGGATGGAATCGATGA
- a CDS encoding SDR family NAD(P)-dependent oxidoreductase codes for MTKKTAVITGATSGLGQLVALELGRRGFHLVLTARSKDRAAHTKKQMEEKAPSAKVDFFYADLSLLKDVNRVGNEIAAAYPAIDVLLNNAGIHAFEARVTPEGLPEMIAVNYLAPWLLTHRLKPCLQNAGKARIVNVASEASRRHGKLKLPEDLTDSTPFTALGSSPIYGKTKLFNIMFTAELARRWAGTGISVNALNPGFNVTGLGRELWFAPLLERMLKLLRLGDPRRGADLMTRLMVEPKYQQITGGYFTVGTGTSIEPAYPGGDAAMQRKLWEATEALLETKGFPASKIPGNDPDQLGRQFV; via the coding sequence ATGACTAAAAAAACAGCTGTCATCACAGGGGCCACCAGCGGGCTGGGGCAGCTCGTCGCGTTAGAACTGGGAAGACGCGGTTTTCACCTTGTTCTGACTGCCAGGAGTAAAGATCGCGCTGCACACACAAAAAAGCAGATGGAAGAAAAGGCACCCTCTGCGAAAGTGGACTTCTTTTATGCGGATTTGTCGCTCCTTAAGGACGTAAACCGGGTAGGGAACGAAATCGCCGCTGCTTACCCTGCCATTGATGTGCTGTTGAACAATGCGGGAATCCATGCGTTTGAGGCACGCGTCACTCCCGAGGGGCTTCCCGAAATGATCGCGGTCAATTATTTGGCGCCTTGGCTTTTGACACACCGCTTAAAGCCCTGCCTGCAGAATGCGGGCAAGGCCAGAATAGTGAATGTGGCCTCGGAGGCTTCACGCCGTCACGGGAAGCTGAAGCTGCCGGAGGATTTAACGGATTCCACCCCGTTTACCGCACTCGGGTCTTCCCCCATCTATGGGAAAACCAAATTGTTCAACATTATGTTCACTGCTGAGCTTGCAAGACGGTGGGCAGGTACGGGAATCAGCGTGAATGCATTGAATCCGGGATTTAATGTTACCGGGCTCGGGCGGGAGCTCTGGTTCGCCCCGTTGCTGGAACGAATGTTGAAGTTACTCCGCCTTGGCGATCCGCGGAGAGGAGCCGATCTGATGACCCGCCTGATGGTCGAGCCCAAATATCAGCAAATCACCGGCGGGTACTTTACCGTTGGAACCGGAACATCCATCGAACCGGCGTATCCCGGAGGAGATGCCGCCATGCAGCGCAAGCTGTGGGAGGCAACCGAAGCGCTGCTGGAGACAAAAGGGTTTCCTGCGTCAAAGATACCGGGCAACGATCCGGACCAGCTTGGCCGGCAGTTCGTTTAG